Proteins found in one Miscanthus floridulus cultivar M001 chromosome 4, ASM1932011v1, whole genome shotgun sequence genomic segment:
- the LOC136550056 gene encoding vegetative cell wall protein gp1-like, giving the protein MLGAVVRVPAPILLPLLPGPTRPLLLRRRHCLPPEAPMASATPRDGSTAKPDAAPAPAPAPAPTPTPTPTPLPPEKPLPGDCCGSGCVRCVWDIYFDELDAYDKALAAHAAASSGSGGKDDSADTKPSDGAKS; this is encoded by the coding sequence ATGCTGGGCGCCGTCGTCCGTGTCCCGGCCCCGATCCTGCTGCCTCTCCTGCCCGGGCCGACGCGccctctcctcctccgccgccgccactgcctccCGCCCGAGGCGCCCATGGCGTCGGCCACCCCTCGCGACGGCAGCACCGCGAAGCCCGAcgccgctcccgctcccgctcccgcgccCGCGCCAACGCCAACGCCAACGCCAACGCCGCTGCCGCCGGAGAAGCCTCTCCCGGGCGACTGCTGCGGCAGTGGCTGCGTCCGCTGCGTCTGGGACATATATTTCGACGAGCTCGACGCATACGACAAGGCCCTCGCCGCCCACGCGGCCGCCTCCTCAGGCTCCGGCGGCAAGGACGACTCCGCCGATACCAAGCCCAGCGACGGCGCCAAGTCCTGA
- the LOC136550057 gene encoding uncharacterized protein isoform X6, whose amino-acid sequence MLNGGDADKPPEESLKKTVEVDWLIDMLRNANPRELDQIVVENVLSFDAGFWVRLAARIDLCKSDDDKKDYEELAENVMNIVDRLVHKTDQKIEQSTDVLKAIISPVMHEGDVQWPPRGPDTLKLMEKEITRREQEGQLDEGFLSEVSAQLRQAKQDGDKPGLQAMLQKVLQLYASKSLQKRSYAYKGGQVVVPEKFLECVIQAPENEWNKVLLDGLTVGKGDVSPDDLYAVINKRIERVLIRTEGGSYQQRVLVEYLKEIQARAEEVVKVLQGPTI is encoded by the exons ATGCTGAACGGCGGAGACG CTGATAAACCTCCTGAAGAATCCCTCAAGAAGACCGTAGAAGTGGATTGGCTGATTGATATGCTGAGGAACGCAAATCCTAGAGAG CTTGATCAAATAGTGGTTGAAAATGTTCTGTCATTCGACGCTGGTTTCTGGGTTCGGCTAGCAGCTAGAATTGACCTCTGCAAATCAGATGATGATAAA AAAGATTATGAAGAGCTGGCAGAAAATGTCATGAACATTGTTGACCGGCTTGTTCACAAGACTGAT CAAAAGATTGAACAATCAACAGATGTGCTGAAGGCAATCATTAGTCCTGTGATGCATGAGGGAGATGTGCAGTGGCCACCAAGAGGTCCAGACACTCTCAAATTGATGGAGAAA GAAATAACACGCCGAGAACAAGAAGGACAGCTTGATGAGGGATTTCTGTCAGAAGTTAGTGCTCAGTTGAGGCA GGCTAAACAAGATGGAGATAAGCCTGGGCTTCAAGCTATGCTGCAAAAAGTGTTGCAGTTATATGCTTCCAAATCTCTGCAAAAACGTAGTTATGCGTACAAAG GGGGGCAAGTTGTAGTTCCCGAAAAGTTCCTTGAATGTGTAATACAGG CGCCTGAGAACGAGTGGAACAAGGTGTTGCTTGACGGGCTTACAGTAGGAAAAGGAGACGTTTCACCAGATGATCTTTATGCCGTTATTAACAAGAGAATTGAGAGAGTCTTGATCCGTACG GAAGGTGGTTCTTACCAGCAACGCGTACTGGTTGAGTATCTAAAAGAGATACAGGCTAGAGCAGAGGAAGTTGTCAAAGTGCTTCAAGGACCAACAATATAA
- the LOC136550057 gene encoding uncharacterized protein isoform X5: MATATAASTSLRPLPPSPSPIASLPRRWCWGIPVQSAGRRAFHAERRRRTTLLCAADKPPEESLKKTVEVDWLIDMLRNANPRELDQIVVENVLSFDAGFWVRLAARIDLCKSDDDKKDYEELAENVMNIVDRLVHKTDQKIEQSTDVLKAIISPVMHEGDVQWPPRGPDTLKLMEKEITRREQEGQLDEGFLSEAKQDGDKPGLQAMLQKVLQLYASKSLQKRSYAYKAPENEWNKVLLDGLTVGKGDVSPDDLYAVINKRIERVLIRTEGGSYQQRVLVEYLKEIQARAEEVVKVLQGPTI, from the exons ATGGCGACGGCCACCGCCGCATCCACGTCGCTccggccactgcctccgtccccATCTCCCATCGCG AGTTTGCCCCGTCGGTGGTGTTGGGGGATCCCGGTGCAGTCCGCCGGGCGGAGAGCATTCCATGCTGAACGGCGGAGACG GACGACTTTATTATGCGCAGCTGATAAACCTCCTGAAGAATCCCTCAAGAAGACCGTAGAAGTGGATTGGCTGATTGATATGCTGAGGAACGCAAATCCTAGAGAG CTTGATCAAATAGTGGTTGAAAATGTTCTGTCATTCGACGCTGGTTTCTGGGTTCGGCTAGCAGCTAGAATTGACCTCTGCAAATCAGATGATGATAAA AAAGATTATGAAGAGCTGGCAGAAAATGTCATGAACATTGTTGACCGGCTTGTTCACAAGACTGAT CAAAAGATTGAACAATCAACAGATGTGCTGAAGGCAATCATTAGTCCTGTGATGCATGAGGGAGATGTGCAGTGGCCACCAAGAGGTCCAGACACTCTCAAATTGATGGAGAAA GAAATAACACGCCGAGAACAAGAAGGACAGCTTGATGAGGGATTTCTGTCAGAA GCTAAACAAGATGGAGATAAGCCTGGGCTTCAAGCTATGCTGCAAAAAGTGTTGCAGTTATATGCTTCCAAATCTCTGCAAAAACGTAGTTATGCGTACAAAG CGCCTGAGAACGAGTGGAACAAGGTGTTGCTTGACGGGCTTACAGTAGGAAAAGGAGACGTTTCACCAGATGATCTTTATGCCGTTATTAACAAGAGAATTGAGAGAGTCTTGATCCGTACG GAAGGTGGTTCTTACCAGCAACGCGTACTGGTTGAGTATCTAAAAGAGATACAGGCTAGAGCAGAGGAAGTTGTCAAAGTGCTTCAAGGACCAACAATATAA
- the LOC136550057 gene encoding uncharacterized protein isoform X2 → MATATAASTSLRPLPPSPSPIASLPRRWCWGIPVQSAGRRAFHAERRRRTTLLCAADKPPEESLKKTVEVDWLIDMLRNANPRELDQIVVENVLSFDAGFWVRLAARIDLCKSDDDKKDYEELAENVMNIVDRLVHKTDQKIEQSTDVLKAIISPVMHEGDVQWPPRGPDTLKLMEKEITRREQEGQLDEGFLSEVSAQLRQAKQDGDKPGLQAMLQKVLQLYASKSLQKRSYAYKGGQVVVPEKFLECVIQAPENEWNKVLLDGLTVGKGDVSPDDLYAVINKRIERVLIRTEGGSYQQRVLVEYLKEIQARAEEVVKVLQGPTI, encoded by the exons ATGGCGACGGCCACCGCCGCATCCACGTCGCTccggccactgcctccgtccccATCTCCCATCGCG AGTTTGCCCCGTCGGTGGTGTTGGGGGATCCCGGTGCAGTCCGCCGGGCGGAGAGCATTCCATGCTGAACGGCGGAGACG GACGACTTTATTATGCGCAGCTGATAAACCTCCTGAAGAATCCCTCAAGAAGACCGTAGAAGTGGATTGGCTGATTGATATGCTGAGGAACGCAAATCCTAGAGAG CTTGATCAAATAGTGGTTGAAAATGTTCTGTCATTCGACGCTGGTTTCTGGGTTCGGCTAGCAGCTAGAATTGACCTCTGCAAATCAGATGATGATAAA AAAGATTATGAAGAGCTGGCAGAAAATGTCATGAACATTGTTGACCGGCTTGTTCACAAGACTGAT CAAAAGATTGAACAATCAACAGATGTGCTGAAGGCAATCATTAGTCCTGTGATGCATGAGGGAGATGTGCAGTGGCCACCAAGAGGTCCAGACACTCTCAAATTGATGGAGAAA GAAATAACACGCCGAGAACAAGAAGGACAGCTTGATGAGGGATTTCTGTCAGAAGTTAGTGCTCAGTTGAGGCA GGCTAAACAAGATGGAGATAAGCCTGGGCTTCAAGCTATGCTGCAAAAAGTGTTGCAGTTATATGCTTCCAAATCTCTGCAAAAACGTAGTTATGCGTACAAAG GGGGGCAAGTTGTAGTTCCCGAAAAGTTCCTTGAATGTGTAATACAGG CGCCTGAGAACGAGTGGAACAAGGTGTTGCTTGACGGGCTTACAGTAGGAAAAGGAGACGTTTCACCAGATGATCTTTATGCCGTTATTAACAAGAGAATTGAGAGAGTCTTGATCCGTACG GAAGGTGGTTCTTACCAGCAACGCGTACTGGTTGAGTATCTAAAAGAGATACAGGCTAGAGCAGAGGAAGTTGTCAAAGTGCTTCAAGGACCAACAATATAA
- the LOC136550057 gene encoding uncharacterized protein isoform X3, producing the protein MATATAASTSLRPLPPSPSPIASLPRRWCWGIPVQSAGRRAFHAERRRRTTLLCAADKPPEESLKKTVEVDWLIDMLRNANPRELDQIVVENVLSFDAGFWVRLAARIDLCKSDDDKKDYEELAENVMNIVDRLVHKTDQKIEQSTDVLKAIISPVMHEGDVQWPPRGPDTLKLMEKEITRREQEGQLDEGFLSEAKQDGDKPGLQAMLQKVLQLYASKSLQKRSYAYKGGQVVVPEKFLECVIQAPENEWNKVLLDGLTVGKGDVSPDDLYAVINKRIERVLIRTEGGSYQQRVLVEYLKEIQARAEEVVKVLQGPTI; encoded by the exons ATGGCGACGGCCACCGCCGCATCCACGTCGCTccggccactgcctccgtccccATCTCCCATCGCG AGTTTGCCCCGTCGGTGGTGTTGGGGGATCCCGGTGCAGTCCGCCGGGCGGAGAGCATTCCATGCTGAACGGCGGAGACG GACGACTTTATTATGCGCAGCTGATAAACCTCCTGAAGAATCCCTCAAGAAGACCGTAGAAGTGGATTGGCTGATTGATATGCTGAGGAACGCAAATCCTAGAGAG CTTGATCAAATAGTGGTTGAAAATGTTCTGTCATTCGACGCTGGTTTCTGGGTTCGGCTAGCAGCTAGAATTGACCTCTGCAAATCAGATGATGATAAA AAAGATTATGAAGAGCTGGCAGAAAATGTCATGAACATTGTTGACCGGCTTGTTCACAAGACTGAT CAAAAGATTGAACAATCAACAGATGTGCTGAAGGCAATCATTAGTCCTGTGATGCATGAGGGAGATGTGCAGTGGCCACCAAGAGGTCCAGACACTCTCAAATTGATGGAGAAA GAAATAACACGCCGAGAACAAGAAGGACAGCTTGATGAGGGATTTCTGTCAGAA GCTAAACAAGATGGAGATAAGCCTGGGCTTCAAGCTATGCTGCAAAAAGTGTTGCAGTTATATGCTTCCAAATCTCTGCAAAAACGTAGTTATGCGTACAAAG GGGGGCAAGTTGTAGTTCCCGAAAAGTTCCTTGAATGTGTAATACAGG CGCCTGAGAACGAGTGGAACAAGGTGTTGCTTGACGGGCTTACAGTAGGAAAAGGAGACGTTTCACCAGATGATCTTTATGCCGTTATTAACAAGAGAATTGAGAGAGTCTTGATCCGTACG GAAGGTGGTTCTTACCAGCAACGCGTACTGGTTGAGTATCTAAAAGAGATACAGGCTAGAGCAGAGGAAGTTGTCAAAGTGCTTCAAGGACCAACAATATAA
- the LOC136550057 gene encoding uncharacterized protein isoform X4 — MATATAASTSLRPLPPSPSPIASLPRRWCWGIPVQSAGRRAFHAERRRRTTLLCAADKPPEESLKKTVEVDWLIDMLRNANPRELDQIVVENVLSFDAGFWVRLAARIDLCKSDDDKKDYEELAENVMNIVDRLVHKTDQKIEQSTDVLKAIISPVMHEGDVQWPPRGPDTLKLMEKEITRREQEGQLDEGFLSEVSAQLRQAKQDGDKPGLQAMLQKVLQLYASKSLQKRSYAYKAPENEWNKVLLDGLTVGKGDVSPDDLYAVINKRIERVLIRTEGGSYQQRVLVEYLKEIQARAEEVVKVLQGPTI, encoded by the exons ATGGCGACGGCCACCGCCGCATCCACGTCGCTccggccactgcctccgtccccATCTCCCATCGCG AGTTTGCCCCGTCGGTGGTGTTGGGGGATCCCGGTGCAGTCCGCCGGGCGGAGAGCATTCCATGCTGAACGGCGGAGACG GACGACTTTATTATGCGCAGCTGATAAACCTCCTGAAGAATCCCTCAAGAAGACCGTAGAAGTGGATTGGCTGATTGATATGCTGAGGAACGCAAATCCTAGAGAG CTTGATCAAATAGTGGTTGAAAATGTTCTGTCATTCGACGCTGGTTTCTGGGTTCGGCTAGCAGCTAGAATTGACCTCTGCAAATCAGATGATGATAAA AAAGATTATGAAGAGCTGGCAGAAAATGTCATGAACATTGTTGACCGGCTTGTTCACAAGACTGAT CAAAAGATTGAACAATCAACAGATGTGCTGAAGGCAATCATTAGTCCTGTGATGCATGAGGGAGATGTGCAGTGGCCACCAAGAGGTCCAGACACTCTCAAATTGATGGAGAAA GAAATAACACGCCGAGAACAAGAAGGACAGCTTGATGAGGGATTTCTGTCAGAAGTTAGTGCTCAGTTGAGGCAAG CTAAACAAGATGGAGATAAGCCTGGGCTTCAAGCTATGCTGCAAAAAGTGTTGCAGTTATATGCTTCCAAATCTCTGCAAAAACGTAGTTATGCGTACAAAG CGCCTGAGAACGAGTGGAACAAGGTGTTGCTTGACGGGCTTACAGTAGGAAAAGGAGACGTTTCACCAGATGATCTTTATGCCGTTATTAACAAGAGAATTGAGAGAGTCTTGATCCGTACG GAAGGTGGTTCTTACCAGCAACGCGTACTGGTTGAGTATCTAAAAGAGATACAGGCTAGAGCAGAGGAAGTTGTCAAAGTGCTTCAAGGACCAACAATATAA
- the LOC136550057 gene encoding uncharacterized protein isoform X1 codes for MATATAASTSLRPLPPSPSPIASLPRRWCWGIPVQSAGRRAFHAERRRRTTLLCAADKPPEESLKKTVEVDWLIDMLRNANPRELDQIVVENVLSFDAGFWVRLAARIDLCKSDDDKKDYEELAENVMNIVDRLVHKTDQKIEQSTDVLKAIISPVMHEGDVQWPPRGPDTLKLMEKEITRREQEGQLDEGFLSEVSAQLRQAKQDGDKPGLQAMLQKVLQLYASKSLQKRSYAYKGGQVVVPEKFLECVIQAPENEWNKVLLDGLTVGKGDVSPDDLYAVINKRIERVLIRTEGGSYQQRVLVEYLKEIQARAEEVVKVLQGPTI; via the exons ATGGCGACGGCCACCGCCGCATCCACGTCGCTccggccactgcctccgtccccATCTCCCATCGCG AGTTTGCCCCGTCGGTGGTGTTGGGGGATCCCGGTGCAGTCCGCCGGGCGGAGAGCATTCCATGCTGAACGGCGGAGACG GACGACTTTATTATGCGCAGCTGATAAACCTCCTGAAGAATCCCTCAAGAAGACCGTAGAAGTGGATTGGCTGATTGATATGCTGAGGAACGCAAATCCTAGAGAG CTTGATCAAATAGTGGTTGAAAATGTTCTGTCATTCGACGCTGGTTTCTGGGTTCGGCTAGCAGCTAGAATTGACCTCTGCAAATCAGATGATGATAAA AAAGATTATGAAGAGCTGGCAGAAAATGTCATGAACATTGTTGACCGGCTTGTTCACAAGACTGAT CAAAAGATTGAACAATCAACAGATGTGCTGAAGGCAATCATTAGTCCTGTGATGCATGAGGGAGATGTGCAGTGGCCACCAAGAGGTCCAGACACTCTCAAATTGATGGAGAAA GAAATAACACGCCGAGAACAAGAAGGACAGCTTGATGAGGGATTTCTGTCAGAAGTTAGTGCTCAGTTGAGGCAAG CTAAACAAGATGGAGATAAGCCTGGGCTTCAAGCTATGCTGCAAAAAGTGTTGCAGTTATATGCTTCCAAATCTCTGCAAAAACGTAGTTATGCGTACAAAG GGGGGCAAGTTGTAGTTCCCGAAAAGTTCCTTGAATGTGTAATACAGG CGCCTGAGAACGAGTGGAACAAGGTGTTGCTTGACGGGCTTACAGTAGGAAAAGGAGACGTTTCACCAGATGATCTTTATGCCGTTATTAACAAGAGAATTGAGAGAGTCTTGATCCGTACG GAAGGTGGTTCTTACCAGCAACGCGTACTGGTTGAGTATCTAAAAGAGATACAGGCTAGAGCAGAGGAAGTTGTCAAAGTGCTTCAAGGACCAACAATATAA